TTCTGCACGGTGCGCAGGAGGAACGTATATTTATAGAGTTCTCCAACTCCAGGCTGGCCAATCTGGGCCTTTCTCCCCGCCGGCTGGCCGCACAACTGCAGAGCCAAAACACCCTGCAGCCCAGCGGAAGCCTGCAGATCGGCCCGGAGCGGGTGGTCCTGGAATCCACAGGGGAGTTCACCAGCCTGCAGTCTCTGCGCACCTCCATGCTTACTATCCCGGGACGTCCGGAAACGGTCATGCTGGGGGACGTGGCCGATATCTCCCGCGGTTATGCCGATCCGCCGCAGGAGATGGTCCGCTACCAGGGGCAGCAGAGCATCCTTCTGGCCCTGAGCATGGTGGAGGACGGAAACATCGTCCGTCTCGGACAGCAAATCACGGACAAAATGCCAGAACTTCGGGCCATGCTTCCCGTGGGCACGGACCTGGAGATCTTCATGTTTCAGCCCGAGCATGTCCAGGGGGCGATCCAGGACTTTACCCGCAATCTCCTGCAGGCCTTTGTCTTTGTGGTCCTGGTCATGTTCGCCTTTGTCGGATGGCGGACCGGGGCGGTGGCCGGCTTGCTGGTTCCCATGGCCATGCTGGGGGCGGTGGCTGTGATGCGCCTTCTGGGGGTCAAGCTGCACGTGGTGTCCATTGGGGCCTTGATCATCTCCCTGGGCATCCTGGTGGACAACGCGGTGGTGGTCAGCGAGTACATCCTGGTTCAGCTGTCCAAGGGCATGGAGCGAACCAAGGCCGCGGTCCAGGCTGTGCACAGGCTCTGGCTTCCCCTGCTCACCGCCTCCCTGACCACCATATTCGTCTTCCTGCCCATTCCCCTGGCCCAGTCCATGACCGGGGAGTACACCAGTTCCCTGTTCATCGTGGTCACGGTCACCCTGCTCATGTCCTGGCTTCTGGCCATGAGCTTCGTGCCCCTGATCAGCTCGTTCATGCTCGCAAAGCCCCAAGGACGCACCCAGAGCAGGCATACAAAGGTGAGCAACGCATATGCCTCTGGCCTGGCCGCGTGTCTTGCCCGCCCCCTGGTGTTTCTGCTGGCTGTTGTCTGCCTTATGGGCCTGGCTGTCTGGGGATTCACCTTTGTGCCCAGCATGTTTTTCCCCCCCAATGAGCGGGAGATCGTGGTCATTGACTTCTGGCAGCCGTACGGGACTGATATCCGGGCCACCCGGGACCGGATGGCCCGCCTGGAAGAGTGGATTTTAGAGCACAAGGAGGTGGAGTCCGTCGGCTCATTTGTCGGCTACGGCGGTCCCCGCTGGTATCTGGCCATGGAGCCGGAGCAGTTCAAGCCCAACTATGCCTTTTGTGTGGTCAAGACCAAAACCGTGGACCAGGCCTGGAATCTGCGGGGACGGATAGAAAAAGAGATCCAGACCGCGTTTCCGGACAGCCGGGCCTCTGTTCGCCTTTTGGAGCGCGGCCCTCCGGTGGGGGCTCCGATCCAGGTCCGGATATCCGGGAAGGACAAAGAGACCCTGTTCGCACTGCGGGACAGGATCGAGGCGCATATAGCCGATCTCGAAGGTGTGACCTCGGTCTGGGACGATTGGGGAGAATGGACCAAAAAGCTGGTCCTGGAGGTGGATCAATACCGGGCCAAAAAGGCCGGGATCTCTTCCGAGGACATCGCCCAGTCTTTGTATGGTCATTTCTCCGGGATCGAAGTCAGCGAGTATCGGCAGGAAGAGGACATCATCCCCATCATCCTGCGCTCAAAGGAGAGTGTGCGCAAGGATCCGGGGGGCATAAGCGGCGTGCAGGTCTACTCCTCAGCCCAGAGGCACAGCGTGTCCCTGGGCCAAGTGGCCACGCCCAGACTGGACTGGCAGCCGGGAAACATCCGTCACCACAACTGCCGGCGGACTTTGACCGTGAAGGCGGATGTGGCCCCGGGCTATTTCCCCAGCAGTATCCTGGATGAACAGATCAGGCCCCGGCTGCGAGAGATGCAGGAGGCCACGGACTGGCCCTGGGGATTTGATATCGCCTATGGCGGGGAACATGAGGAGTCGGCCCAGGCCAACCGGTCCATCCTGGTCAACGTGCCCCTGGCTTTGGGGCTGATCGCCTTTATCCTCATAGTCCAGTTCAATTCCCTGCGCCGGGTGGGGGTGATTCTGCTCACCCTGCCTCCGGCTGTGATCGGGGTTGTGGGCGGCATGCTCCTGACCGGCTCACCGTTTGGATTCATGGCCCTGCTGGGCATGATCAGTCTGGTGGGTATCATTGTAAACAACGCGATCATGATGATTGACCAGATCGAGGTCGAGCAAGAAACAGAAGAGAATGCGCTGCAGGCAGTGCTGGAGGCGGCCAAGGTGCGCCTGCGGCCCATTGTCATGACCGCCTGCACCACCATCCTCGGTCTTCTGCCCCTGGCCCTGCAAGGAGGTGAGCTTTGGCGGCCCATGGCCAATGTGCTCATGTTCGGCCTAGCCTTCTCCACCCTGCTTACCCTGTTTTTGTGTCCGGTGCTGTACGTCCTGGTGTTTAGGATCAGGGAGTGAGCCAGATGATCCCGGCCTGGCGGCCGAGTGTCTTATCCCGGCGGTAGGAGAAAAAGAGCCGGCGCAGGGAGAAGGTGCACAGATCCAGGCTGAAGATGTTTTCCACAAGCAGGCCGGCCTGGATAAGCTGGTCCCGGCTCATCCGCCAGAGGTCCACAGTTCGGGCTTGCGGGTGAAAGTAGTCCGCAAAGTCCGGTCCCCATTCTGCATCAAAGTTGACGAACTCGCTTTTTCCCGGACCCAGGCTGGGTCCGCGCACAGCCATGATATCTTGGGGCAAGACCCCGTAATTCTCGCACAAACCCTGCACCCACAGCCCGGGGGCACCAGCCCGGCTGGCCCGCCAGCCCACGTGCAGGGCGGCCACGAACCGCCCCTGGCTGTGGGCCAGAAGCAGGGGCTGGCAGTCGGCCACCGAGGCCACCAGGGCCTGCCCCGGCAGGTCTGTAGCCAGGGCATCGGCCCTTGGCCTGGCCGCTTTGTATTGCCTGTCCGGATCGGAAATCACGGCCATGTCCGTGCCGTGGACCTGCTCCATGTCCAGCCAGGAGGGGGCGGCCAGCATTTTTTTGATCTGGGGCCTGCGGTCTCCGGATTCGGTTCGATGGGCTCCAAAGCGGGTGGTGAACCGGCACTGCACGCGATCCAGGCCGGGGAAGGCAAAGGGGATATGGGTTGGCTGATGTAAATCTTGGTTCATGCCAGCAGGTTGACAGGAGCGCACAGGCCAGTCAAGAGAAAAGAGAGCACTCATCTGAGTGAGACAGTAATTGTACAGCGACACTTTGATATGGCCTTGCCGGGGATTGGTCCGTGGCCACGATTTTGGCCGACGCATCCAAGGCTCGCTCCGGGCGCTCGGCCCTCACTGCATTATGACCGCGGCTGACTACCTGTTTGGGGGCTCTTGAATTTGTGAGGTCCGACCGCTTATCCTCCACTTCGCCAGGAAGCGTTGCCGGCCGTAAATCGAAAAGCCACGGACCCAATCCCCGGTTTCGACCAAGGATACTGTGAGTTCAGGAAAATGTCGTTGTATTGGTAAGGACTCTTGCTTTTGCAAATCTATATCGGCGGGAGATGTGCATGAAGCTGTATTCCTGGAACGTGAACGGCTTTCGGGCTGTGGTGGACAAGGGCTTCTGGGACTGGTTCCGGCAGTGCGACGGGGACGTGGTCTGCCTGCAGGAGATCAAGGCCGAGCCGGAGCAGGTGCATGAAAAGCACAAGGAAGTTGACGGCTATACCCAGTACTGGAACCCGGCCCAGGTGAAGAAGGGCTACTCCGGGGTGCTGTGCATGACCAGGATAGAGCCGCAGAGCGTGGTCTACGGGCTGCCTCAGGAACGGTTCCAGGGCGAGGGGCGCCTGATCCAGATGGAGTTTGCGGATTTCTATCTGTTCAACGTCTATTTCCCCAACGGCAAGATGAGCGATGAGCGGCTGCAATACAAGATGGATTTCTACGACGCCTTTCTGGAGCACGCCCAAGAGCTGCGTCACAACAAGCCCATTGTGGTCTGCGGGGATGTGAACACGGCCCATACCGAGATCGATCTGAAAAACCCCAAGGCCAATGAAAAGGTGTCCGGGTTTCTGCACATTGAGCGGGAATGGATCGACAAGTTTCTGGCCGCAGGGTATATCGATACCTTCCGCATGTTTGTTTCCGAAGGCGGGCACTACACGTGGTGGACCTACCGCTTCGGGGCCAGAAAGAGAAACGCGGGGTGGCGGATCGACTACTTCTTTGTCTCCGAGGAGCTGCGGGACAGGGTCAAAAATGCATGGATCGAGTCCGAGGTCATGGGCTCGGATCACTGCCCCATCGGGTTGGAGCTTGCCTAAGCAAAGGCAGTGCTGAGATGAGGGCGCCTGCCGGAAAAAGCCGGATGCTCACTCCTTCGCCGCTGCGGCGGTGAAAGCTTCCCGATAAAGAACCAGGCCAGTGGTCCCAGGACCACTGGCCTGGTTCTTTATTGAGCCGTATTCTCTTTTTGGGGCAATGGCCTGGAGAACTCCCGCTCCACGGCATAGCGGTGACAAGGACCGCTGTTCCAGGTGCAGAAGGGATAGAAGCGGCCGTTCGGGGCCGCATAGTGGATCACGCAGTGCTGGACCCGGTCCAGCTCAAAGTTGTAGGCATCCTGGAAGTGCATAGCCGCCAGGAGCATAACGTCGAAACGCTGGCCCATGACGTGGAAGAAATGGCCGCGTTCCGGCCTGTTAATACTACCGGCTTCGATGAAGGTGTTCACAAACTCCAGGAGCTGGTCGAAGTCCAGGCCCTCTGGGGCCTTTTCCGCATAGAAGTGCTTTTTCAGCTTGCGCATGAGCTGGAACTTAGACCAAGGCTTGCGCCAGGAGTTCTTTTCCAAGGCCTCGGCTTCAAGCTCGATATCATTCATTGCCGCCTGGATATCGAAGAATTTGGTCAACGGTACTGCCTGCTTGGTATTTCGGTCTACCAGAAGATAGGAAGCCACCCCGCAATGCGGATGACAGTTGAAATGGTTCTGTGGGGTCTTCTTGATGGCCTCCACCAGCCGGCTGATAGGATTGACAATGGAGTACGGATACCAGTCCTCGTACATATCCAGGATTCCAGACTGTTCCTGAATGTCCTTGGCCATATCGGACATGGTGTAGCGCATCTCTTTGCGCTGGGACTCGTCATACCTGCCGGTCAGGGAAACCGGCTGAAAGCTGACGGCAGTGATGACATCACTGTTTTCGACCGCAAACTCCAGGATCTTGCCCACCTGGTGATCATTTAAACCCGAAACAATGGTCGGCACCAGGGTGACCATGATCCCTTCCTCACGCAGATTCTCAATAGCCTGCATCTTGGTTTCCAGCAGCGGCCGCCCCCGGCACTCTTTGTAGATGTCGTCGCTTAAGCCGTCGAACTGCATATAGACGACATTCAGTCCGGCTTCGGCGGCCTGGGCCGTGAACTCCTTGCTTTGGGCAAACTTGAGTCCATTGCTGGCTACCTGGATATCCAGCACGCCCTTTGCCTTGGCCATGCGCACGGCCTGGATGAAGTCGGGATGAATAGTGGGTTCACCGCCGGCGTACTGGATGCTGAGCGGGGCTCGAGGGCGAATGGCCATGCTCTTGTTGAGCATTTCTTCCAATTGCTCTAGGCTCAGTTCAAAGACATGCCCGCTGGCGTTGGCATTGGCAAAACAGATAGGACAGTTCAGATTGCAGCGGTTGGTCAGATCGATATTGACCATGCACGGAGTGTTCACGTGCCGACTGCACAGGCCGCAGTCAAAGGGGCAGTTGCCGTTGGTCTGCGTATGCGGTGTCTCCACCCCGGTGGGGAGCTCGAAGTGCCTCTTTCTGCGCTGTAGAAAGAAGTGCACGTCTCGGTCCACCAGTTCATTCCACTGCCCATGTTCCGGACAGTTCTTGAACATCCAGACCTGTCCGGAATCTTCATACAAAACAGCATCCAGCACCTGTGTGCATTCAGGGCAGATGCTTTTGGTCTGAGCCGGCAGCTTCCAGGTACTGTCTCTGGTCCGTACAGGAGAAATGTCTTTTTCAAACAACATACCTCCTCCTTGGTCCGATGTATTTTTGCCTGCCCGCCTTGGGTTAAACCTTGTTTTTCCTATAATCAAATAAGTGTAAGAGTTGGGGCAGGCAGTCGCATGATCCAAGCCTGGTTTGATTTTGTTTTTCAAAAGATTATAACTTACTTTATGTACTATAATGCAGCTGCCCAACAGGATCAAGGGCAAAAACGTATTTGAGAGGAGATGCGATGGCAAAAGACACCGGTGTTGCAGGTCATGCAGCAGGTGATATCCTGGCCCGGCTCAGAGGGGGGCAGCCCCTGGTGCACAGCATCACCAACTATGTGGCCATGAGCTTTACGGCCAATGCCCTGTTGGCTCTGGGGGCCTCGCCGGTTATGGCCCATGCCCGGGAAGAGGTGGAGGAGATGGTCTCTTTGGCTGAGGCCTTGGTTTTGAACATCGGGACCTTGAGCCGGGACTGGATCGAGTCCATGCTGATTGCCGCAAACATGGCCGCAAGGCATGGTACGCCGGTGGTGCTGGATCCTGTAGGCTCCGGAGCTACCTCATTGAGGACCCAAACTGCCAAACGGATTGCAGGGAGTGGCTGGGTCAGCTTGGTCCGGGGCAACGCCTCGGAGATTCTGTCCCTGGGCAGCACGTTAGGCCGTGGCAAGGGGGTCGATGCCGCCCACTCGGTTCAGGAAGCGGAGGAGACAGCCCGGATATTGGCTGCAGAGCTGCAGACCGTTCTGGCTATTACCGGTCCCCAAGATTACATTACCGATGGTCGGCGCTGGGTCTGGGTAGAGAACGGCCATCCCCTCATGGGCCGGATTACCGGGACCGGCTGCGCGGCCTCGGCTGTGTGCGCAGCGTTTATGGCCATGGAAAGGGATACGCTCAAGGCTGCGGCTGCGGCTCTGGCCTTTTTCGGACTGGCTGG
This genomic interval from Desulfovermiculus halophilus DSM 18834 contains the following:
- the tes gene encoding tetraether lipid synthase Tes, encoding MLFEKDISPVRTRDSTWKLPAQTKSICPECTQVLDAVLYEDSGQVWMFKNCPEHGQWNELVDRDVHFFLQRRKRHFELPTGVETPHTQTNGNCPFDCGLCSRHVNTPCMVNIDLTNRCNLNCPICFANANASGHVFELSLEQLEEMLNKSMAIRPRAPLSIQYAGGEPTIHPDFIQAVRMAKAKGVLDIQVASNGLKFAQSKEFTAQAAEAGLNVVYMQFDGLSDDIYKECRGRPLLETKMQAIENLREEGIMVTLVPTIVSGLNDHQVGKILEFAVENSDVITAVSFQPVSLTGRYDESQRKEMRYTMSDMAKDIQEQSGILDMYEDWYPYSIVNPISRLVEAIKKTPQNHFNCHPHCGVASYLLVDRNTKQAVPLTKFFDIQAAMNDIELEAEALEKNSWRKPWSKFQLMRKLKKHFYAEKAPEGLDFDQLLEFVNTFIEAGSINRPERGHFFHVMGQRFDVMLLAAMHFQDAYNFELDRVQHCVIHYAAPNGRFYPFCTWNSGPCHRYAVEREFSRPLPQKENTAQ
- a CDS encoding polyphenol oxidase family protein; this encodes MNQDLHQPTHIPFAFPGLDRVQCRFTTRFGAHRTESGDRRPQIKKMLAAPSWLDMEQVHGTDMAVISDPDRQYKAARPRADALATDLPGQALVASVADCQPLLLAHSQGRFVAALHVGWRASRAGAPGLWVQGLCENYGVLPQDIMAVRGPSLGPGKSEFVNFDAEWGPDFADYFHPQARTVDLWRMSRDQLIQAGLLVENIFSLDLCTFSLRRLFFSYRRDKTLGRQAGIIWLTP
- a CDS encoding efflux RND transporter permease subunit, whose amino-acid sequence is MNLAALCLKNTRTAWVFFLLLAAAGVWSYWSMPRLEDPTFTIRRAVVITAYPGAAPEKVENLVTDTLEDRIREMGEVETITSQSMTGLSVIYVDVYEHLSDMQPIWQRLRNKVRDTIPALPQGARRPMVNDEFGDVFGILLCLTGEGYDNRELEDLAEEVRDELLAVPDVAKVLLHGAQEERIFIEFSNSRLANLGLSPRRLAAQLQSQNTLQPSGSLQIGPERVVLESTGEFTSLQSLRTSMLTIPGRPETVMLGDVADISRGYADPPQEMVRYQGQQSILLALSMVEDGNIVRLGQQITDKMPELRAMLPVGTDLEIFMFQPEHVQGAIQDFTRNLLQAFVFVVLVMFAFVGWRTGAVAGLLVPMAMLGAVAVMRLLGVKLHVVSIGALIISLGILVDNAVVVSEYILVQLSKGMERTKAAVQAVHRLWLPLLTASLTTIFVFLPIPLAQSMTGEYTSSLFIVVTVTLLMSWLLAMSFVPLISSFMLAKPQGRTQSRHTKVSNAYASGLAACLARPLVFLLAVVCLMGLAVWGFTFVPSMFFPPNEREIVVIDFWQPYGTDIRATRDRMARLEEWILEHKEVESVGSFVGYGGPRWYLAMEPEQFKPNYAFCVVKTKTVDQAWNLRGRIEKEIQTAFPDSRASVRLLERGPPVGAPIQVRISGKDKETLFALRDRIEAHIADLEGVTSVWDDWGEWTKKLVLEVDQYRAKKAGISSEDIAQSLYGHFSGIEVSEYRQEEDIIPIILRSKESVRKDPGGISGVQVYSSAQRHSVSLGQVATPRLDWQPGNIRHHNCRRTLTVKADVAPGYFPSSILDEQIRPRLREMQEATDWPWGFDIAYGGEHEESAQANRSILVNVPLALGLIAFILIVQFNSLRRVGVILLTLPPAVIGVVGGMLLTGSPFGFMALLGMISLVGIIVNNAIMMIDQIEVEQETEENALQAVLEAAKVRLRPIVMTACTTILGLLPLALQGGELWRPMANVLMFGLAFSTLLTLFLCPVLYVLVFRIRE
- the thiM gene encoding hydroxyethylthiazole kinase, with the protein product MAKDTGVAGHAAGDILARLRGGQPLVHSITNYVAMSFTANALLALGASPVMAHAREEVEEMVSLAEALVLNIGTLSRDWIESMLIAANMAARHGTPVVLDPVGSGATSLRTQTAKRIAGSGWVSLVRGNASEILSLGSTLGRGKGVDAAHSVQEAEETARILAAELQTVLAITGPQDYITDGRRWVWVENGHPLMGRITGTGCAASAVCAAFMAMERDTLKAAAAALAFFGLAGERAGEAALAPGSFQYALLDALYSITANDLAAKARINGPDLF
- a CDS encoding exodeoxyribonuclease III, with protein sequence MKLYSWNVNGFRAVVDKGFWDWFRQCDGDVVCLQEIKAEPEQVHEKHKEVDGYTQYWNPAQVKKGYSGVLCMTRIEPQSVVYGLPQERFQGEGRLIQMEFADFYLFNVYFPNGKMSDERLQYKMDFYDAFLEHAQELRHNKPIVVCGDVNTAHTEIDLKNPKANEKVSGFLHIEREWIDKFLAAGYIDTFRMFVSEGGHYTWWTYRFGARKRNAGWRIDYFFVSEELRDRVKNAWIESEVMGSDHCPIGLELA